A region of Lathamus discolor isolate bLatDis1 chromosome 18, bLatDis1.hap1, whole genome shotgun sequence DNA encodes the following proteins:
- the GPR3 gene encoding LOW QUALITY PROTEIN: G-protein coupled receptor 3 (The sequence of the model RefSeq protein was modified relative to this genomic sequence to represent the inferred CDS: inserted 2 bases in 1 codon): protein MMGENPPNSSEGHQGWLVAWNSSSSSLDLESMAQPLALNPWDVVLCISRTTISCENAVVVVLIFHTLAFQAPMFLLLGSLATADLLVGLGLILHFAFIYFIPSEVISLLTMGLLVTSFIASVSSLLAITIDHYLSLYNAXTSYSERTVTRTYLMLILTWGASIRCGLLPIMGWNCLKEPSACSIVKPLTKNHLIILLVSLFMVFVVMLQLCVQICRFIPHHAHQIAVQRHFLATSHYVSTRKGIATLAIILGTFASCWLRFAIYCLLGDHSHPALSTYATLLPTTYSSMINPIIYAFRNQKIQRLLWAVCCGCLSSTMPFRSCSPSDV from the exons ATGATGGGGGAAAACCCCCCCAACTCCAGCGAGGGCCATCAAGGCTGGTTGGTGGcctggaacagcagcagcagctccttggaCTTGGAGTCTATGGCGCAACCCCTTGCCTTGAACCCGTGGGATGTTGTCCTCTGCATCTCCAGAACCACCATCTCCTGTGAGAACGCCGTTGTGGTGGTGCTGATCTTCCACACCCTGGCTTTCCAGGCTCCCATGTTCCTCCTCCTCGGCAGCTTGGCCACAGCAGACCTTCTGGTTGGGTTGGGCTTGATCCTGCACTTTGCCTTTATCTACTTCATCCCATCAGAGGTGATCAGCCTGCTCACCATGGGGCTCCTGGTCACCTCCTTCATTGCCAGTGTCAGCAGCTTGCTGGCCATCACCATCGACCACTACCTGTCCCTCTACAACGC GACCTCCTACTCGGAGAGGACAGTGACCAGGACTTACCTCATGTTGATCCTCACCTGGGGAGCCTCCATTCGCTGCGGGCTCCTGCCCATCATGGGCTGGAACTGCCTGAAGGagccctctgcctgcagcatcgTCAAGCCCTTGACGAAGAACCACCTCATCATCCTCTTGGTTTCCTTGTTCATGGTGTTTGTGgtgatgctgcagctctgcGTGCAGATCTGTAGGTTCATCCCCCACCATGCCCACCAGATTGCCGTCCAGAGACACTTCCTGGCCACTTCCCACTATGTCAGCACCCGGAAGGGCATCGCTACCTTGGCCATCATCCTGGGCACTTTCGCCTCGTGCTGGCTGCGCTTTGCAATCTACTGCCTGCTGGGGGATCACAGCCACCCGGCCCTCTCCACCTACGccaccctcctccccaccacctACAGCTCCATGATCAACCCCATCATCTACGCCTTCAGGAACCAGAAGATCCAGAGACTGCTGTGGGCCGTGTGCTGCGGGTGCTTGTCCTCCACCATGCCGTTCCGCTCCTGCTCCCCCAGTGACGTCTGA
- the WASF2 gene encoding actin-binding protein WASF2 isoform X2, whose translation MPLVTRNIEPRHLCRQTLPSVRSELECMTNITLANVIRQLGSLSKFAEDIFGELFTQANTFASRVSILVERVDRLQVKVTQLDPKEEEVSLQGINTRKAFKSSTTQDQKLFDRDSLPVPVLETYRTCNTPPPLNILSPYRDDGKEALKFYTDPSYFFDLWKEKMLQDTKDIMKEKRKHRKEKKENPNRGNVNPRKIKTRKEEWEKLKMGQEFVESKDKHGPAGYPSNMVYQNGSIGSNESMDVNCYPPPPQTDSIVPPPPSFPDDSLPPPPVEFSYPIDNQRGSGSGGTKRSSLVSPSHPPPAPPIGSPSTTRPGFAPPPAPPPPPPLMGSTPPPPPPMGFPSPGTPPPPSPPSFPPHPEFAAPPPPSPPPAVEYASVLPPPLPQAGSGSAPPPPPPPPPPGPPPLSSGGLDGPPPPPPPSDTSTSKPKSSLPAVSDARSDLLSAIRQGFQLRKVEEQREQEKRDVVGNDVATILSRRIAVEYSDSEDDSSEFDEDEWSD comes from the exons ATGCCGTTAGTAACGAGGAACATTGAGCCAAGGCACCTGTGCCGTCAGACGTTGCCTAGCGTTCGGAGCGAGCTGGAATGCATGACCAACATCACCCTGGCAAATGTCATTCGACAGCTGGGCAGCCTGA GTAAATTTGCAGAAGACATATTTGGAGAGTTGTTTACTCAAGCCAACACCTTTGCCTCTCGGGTGAGCATTCTAGTCGAGAGAGTTGACCGCTTGCAAGTCAAAGTCACTCAGCTGGATCCCAAAGAGGAGGAAG TCTCCCTGCAAGGCATTAACACCAGGAAAGCCTTCAAAAGCTCCACTACTCAGGACCAGAAGCTCTTTGACAGGGATTCTCTCCCTGTGCCTGTCCTTGAAACCTATAGGACCTGCAATACTCCTCCACCTCTCAACATCCTCTCACCTTACAG GGATGATGGCAAGGAGGCACTTAAATTCTACACCGATCCTTCCTATTTCTTCGAcctttggaaagagaaaatgcttcAGGACACGAAGGATATTATGAAAGAGAAGCGGAAACATAGG aaagagaaaaaggagaatcCGAACCGAGGGAATGTGAATCCACGAAAAATCAAAACCCGGAAAGAAGAGTGGGAGAAGCTGAAAATGGGGCAAGAATTTGTTGAGTCAAAGGACAAACATGGTCCTGCTGG GTACCCCTCTAACATGGTGTATCAGAACGGCAGCATCGGTTCCAATGAAAGCATGGACGTGAACTGCTACCCGCCACCGCCGCAGACTGACTCTATTGTGCCACCACCTCCTTCATTCCCAGATGACAGCCTGCCTCCACCCCCGGTGGAATTTAG ctatCCTATAGACAACCAAAGAGGTTCTGGTTCTGGAGGGACCAAACGATCCAGCCTGGTCAGCCCCAGTCAtccaccaccagctcctcccATTGGATCCCCCTCAACCACCAGGCCGGGCTTTGCTCCCCCTCCAGCGCCACCGCCGCCACCACCACTGATGGGCAGCACGCCCCCTCCACCACCTCCCATGGGATTCCCGTCACCGGGAACACCGCCACCCCCCTCACCCCCTTCTTTCCCACCTCACCCCGAGTTTGCTGCCCCGCCACCACCATCTCCCCCTCCAGCAGTTGAGTATGCCAGTGTGCTTCCACCTCCGCTGCCGCAGGCGGGCAGTGGGAGTGCGCCACCTCCCCCTCCACCACCACCGCCTCCTGGCCCACCCCCTCTATCTTCTGGTGGCCTGGATGGCCCCCCACCTCCCCCTCCACCCTCAGACACCTCCACCTCCAAGCCCAAGTCATCATTGCCTGCAGTTAGCGATGCCAGGAGTGATCTGCTTTCAGCTATTCGCCAGG GCTTCCAGCTTCGCAAGGTGGAGGAGCAGCGGGAGCAGGAGAAGCGGGACGTTGTGGGCAATGATGTGGCCACGATCCTGTCGCGCCGCATCGCTGTGGAGTACAGCGACTCTGAGGACGACTCTTCCGAGTTCGATGAGGACGAATGGTCGGATTAA
- the WASF2 gene encoding actin-binding protein WASF2 isoform X1 yields MPLVTRNIEPRHLCRQTLPSVRSELECMTNITLANVIRQLGSLSKFAEDIFGELFTQANTFASRVSILVERVDRLQVKVTQLDPKEEEVSLQGINTRKAFKSSTTQDQKLFDRDSLPVPVLETYRTCNTPPPLNILSPYRDDGKEALKFYTDPSYFFDLWKEKMLQDTKDIMKEKRKHRKEKKENPNRGNVNPRKIKTRKEEWEKLKMGQEFVESKDKHGPAGYPSNMVYQNGSIGSNESMDVNCYPPPPQTDSIVPPPPSFPDDSLPPPPVEFSSYPIDNQRGSGSGGTKRSSLVSPSHPPPAPPIGSPSTTRPGFAPPPAPPPPPPLMGSTPPPPPPMGFPSPGTPPPPSPPSFPPHPEFAAPPPPSPPPAVEYASVLPPPLPQAGSGSAPPPPPPPPPPGPPPLSSGGLDGPPPPPPPSDTSTSKPKSSLPAVSDARSDLLSAIRQGFQLRKVEEQREQEKRDVVGNDVATILSRRIAVEYSDSEDDSSEFDEDEWSD; encoded by the exons ATGCCGTTAGTAACGAGGAACATTGAGCCAAGGCACCTGTGCCGTCAGACGTTGCCTAGCGTTCGGAGCGAGCTGGAATGCATGACCAACATCACCCTGGCAAATGTCATTCGACAGCTGGGCAGCCTGA GTAAATTTGCAGAAGACATATTTGGAGAGTTGTTTACTCAAGCCAACACCTTTGCCTCTCGGGTGAGCATTCTAGTCGAGAGAGTTGACCGCTTGCAAGTCAAAGTCACTCAGCTGGATCCCAAAGAGGAGGAAG TCTCCCTGCAAGGCATTAACACCAGGAAAGCCTTCAAAAGCTCCACTACTCAGGACCAGAAGCTCTTTGACAGGGATTCTCTCCCTGTGCCTGTCCTTGAAACCTATAGGACCTGCAATACTCCTCCACCTCTCAACATCCTCTCACCTTACAG GGATGATGGCAAGGAGGCACTTAAATTCTACACCGATCCTTCCTATTTCTTCGAcctttggaaagagaaaatgcttcAGGACACGAAGGATATTATGAAAGAGAAGCGGAAACATAGG aaagagaaaaaggagaatcCGAACCGAGGGAATGTGAATCCACGAAAAATCAAAACCCGGAAAGAAGAGTGGGAGAAGCTGAAAATGGGGCAAGAATTTGTTGAGTCAAAGGACAAACATGGTCCTGCTGG GTACCCCTCTAACATGGTGTATCAGAACGGCAGCATCGGTTCCAATGAAAGCATGGACGTGAACTGCTACCCGCCACCGCCGCAGACTGACTCTATTGTGCCACCACCTCCTTCATTCCCAGATGACAGCCTGCCTCCACCCCCGGTGGAATTTAG cagctatCCTATAGACAACCAAAGAGGTTCTGGTTCTGGAGGGACCAAACGATCCAGCCTGGTCAGCCCCAGTCAtccaccaccagctcctcccATTGGATCCCCCTCAACCACCAGGCCGGGCTTTGCTCCCCCTCCAGCGCCACCGCCGCCACCACCACTGATGGGCAGCACGCCCCCTCCACCACCTCCCATGGGATTCCCGTCACCGGGAACACCGCCACCCCCCTCACCCCCTTCTTTCCCACCTCACCCCGAGTTTGCTGCCCCGCCACCACCATCTCCCCCTCCAGCAGTTGAGTATGCCAGTGTGCTTCCACCTCCGCTGCCGCAGGCGGGCAGTGGGAGTGCGCCACCTCCCCCTCCACCACCACCGCCTCCTGGCCCACCCCCTCTATCTTCTGGTGGCCTGGATGGCCCCCCACCTCCCCCTCCACCCTCAGACACCTCCACCTCCAAGCCCAAGTCATCATTGCCTGCAGTTAGCGATGCCAGGAGTGATCTGCTTTCAGCTATTCGCCAGG GCTTCCAGCTTCGCAAGGTGGAGGAGCAGCGGGAGCAGGAGAAGCGGGACGTTGTGGGCAATGATGTGGCCACGATCCTGTCGCGCCGCATCGCTGTGGAGTACAGCGACTCTGAGGACGACTCTTCCGAGTTCGATGAGGACGAATGGTCGGATTAA